One genomic window of Medicago truncatula cultivar Jemalong A17 chromosome 1, MtrunA17r5.0-ANR, whole genome shotgun sequence includes the following:
- the LOC11413908 gene encoding uncharacterized protein isoform X1: MVETRSSSSSSKRPLSSPSSSPSNTKKRSKVSKNVSSKVNPSPLVNESGERERRPSDLSEMAVDGNNDKSSSLPNEDEALVSPPQCIESGQIAEKSKVLPPLSRSKKRCTKSNSKSAWGKLISQFSENPHLPMCDPIYTVGQCRQCNLWLKDPSVSNVLCKLSHIEHGGSSVALLEIIGNCGAVKVNGKMCGKKSRHILSGGDEVVFGVSGKQAYIFQQLNNNITTANIPSPVTILEAQGASITGTQLDARSGDLSSVAGASILASFSELNEDLSMISPSSNTSKNMQQKTDVSSLPAGNGDDKANTDMKHNIINDEPDRVFSAEETGLPSSTTVNEDPNVVAVEVNAGVDADVGKMTAASCKLRPLLHKLSGSCPEFDLSGNIAKILEERKELKELLKDVDTPTILTSPKQQALKDSLQMRILNAENIDVSFESFPYYLSDTTKNVLITSAYIHLKCNGSGKYVSELPSLSPRILLSGPAGSEIYQETLSKALAKHFGAWLLIVDSLSPPGRTPLKEVDSTKEIPIPRTERTSMFTKRSTPAATIHIQHKKPASSVDAQIIGGSTSSSQAVLKQEVSTASSKGSAFKTGDRVKYVGDFPSAASSPQVFPSRGPSYGCRGKVLLAFENNGSSKIGVRFEKSIPDGNDLGGLCEDDRGFFCSANHLVLVDGCGGDDSGKVAINEIFEIASSLSKSGALVLLIKDIEKGVAGNSEVLKSKFASLPQNVVVIGSHIHPDNRKEKTQPGSLLFTKFGGNQTALLDLAFPDNFTRLHDRSKETPKVMKQLNRFFPNKVTIQLPQDEALLSDWKQHLERDVETMKAQSNVVSIRLVLNKFGLDCPELETLSIKDQTLTTENVEKIIGWAISYHFMHSSEASTEESKPVISAESIQYGFNILQGIQNENKSVKKSLKDVVTENEFEKKLLGDVIPPTDIGVSFNDIGALENVKDTLKELVMLPLQRPELFCKGQLTKPCKGILLFGPPGTGKTMLAKAVATEAGANFINISMSSITSKWFGEGEKYVKAVFSLASKIAPSVIFVDEVDSMLGRRENPGEHEAMRKMKNEFMVNWDGLRTKDRERVLVLAATNRPFDLDEAVIRRLPRRLMVNLPDAANREKIMRVILAKEELAPDVDLEALANMTDGYSGSDLKNLCVTAAHCPIREILEKEKKERTSALAENKPLPRLCSSADIRPLKIEDFKYAHEQVCASVSSDSTNMTELLQWNDLYGEGGSRKKTSLSYFM, translated from the exons ATGGTTGAAACTAGAAGCAGTTCCTCTTCTTCCAAACGtcctctctcttctccttcatcATCTCCTTCCAACACAAAAAAACGATCCAAG GTCTCAAAGAATGTTTCATCTAAGGTTAATCCCTCACCGTTGGTCAACGAATCTGGTGAACGAGAGAGAAGACCATCTGATCTGTCAGAAATGGCTGTTGATGGTAACAATGACAAGTCTTCTTCTCTTCCAAACGAAGATGAAGCTTTGGTGTCTCCTCCTCAGTGTATAG AATCAGGTCAAATTGCTGAGAAATCAAAGGTATTACCGCCGTTATCTCGGTCGAAGAAACGCTGCACAAAATCTAATTCTAAGTCAGCTTGGGGGAAGCTCATTTCTCAATTTTCTGAG AACCCTCACCTGCCCATGTGTGATCCTATCTACACTGTTGGCCAATGTCGTCAATGTAATTTATGGCTGAAAGATCCCTCTGTTAGTAATGTTTTGTGCAAATTGAGCCATATAGAG CATGGAGGTTCATCTGTTGCATTGCTGGAAATCATAGGGAATTGTGGTGCTGTGAAAGTTAATGGAAAGATGTGTGGGAAGAAATCCCGTCATATTTTAAGTGGAGGTGATGAAGTTGTCTTTGGTGTTTCCGGCAAGCAGGCTTAT ATCTTTCAGCAGCTCAATAATAACATCACTACTGCCAATATACCTTCTCCTGTGACCATTTTAGAAGCCCAGGGTGCTTCAATAACTGGAACGCAACTTGATGCAAGATCTGGAGACCTGTCGTCTGTTGCTGGAGCTTCAATATTGGCCTCTTTTTCTGAACTTAATGAAGATTTATCCATGATTTCCCCTTCTTCTAACACTAGCAAGAACATGCAGCAGAAGACTGATGTTTCATCACTACCTGCCGGCAATGGAGATGATAAGGCAAACACTGACATGAAGCACAACATCATTAATGACGAACCAGATAGAGTTTTTTCTGCTGAGGAAACTGGTCTTCCGTCCTCTACCACCGTTAATGAAGATCCAAATGTTGTTGCTGTAGAAGTCAATGCTGGTGTGGATGCAGATGTTGGGAAGATGACTGCTGCTTCCTGCAAATTGAGACCATTATTGCACAAGCTTTCTGGATCATGTCCTGAATTTGATTTGAGTGGCAACATTGCCAAGATATTGGAAGAACGTAAGGAATTAAAGGAACTCCTTAAAGATGTTGATACCCCGACAATATTGACATCGCCCAAGCAACAAGCATTAAAGGATAGCTTACAGATGAGAATTCTCAATGCTGAGAATATTGATGTTTCCTTTGAAAGTTTCCCATATTATCTAAG TGATACAACAAAGAATGTTTTGATTACTTCTGCATACATTCATTTGAAGTGCAATGGCTCTGGAAAATATGTTTCAGAACTTCCGTCGCTGTCCCCACGGATATTGTTATCTGGTCCTGCAG GCTCTGAAATATATCAGGAGACTCTGTCAAAGGCACTTGCAAAACATTTTGGTGCGTGGCTACTAATTGTGGATTCTCTTTCACCTCCTGGT CGAACACCATTGAAGGAAGTTGATTCTACTAAAGAAATTCCAATTCCAAGGACTGAAAGAACATCTATGTTTACCAAGAGAAGTACTCCGGCTGCTACAATACATATACAGCATAAGAAACCAGCTTCTAGTGTTGATGCCCAAATTATAGGTGGATCCACATCTAGTTCACAGGCTGTACTGAAGCAAGAAGTTTCTACGGCATCATCAAAAGGCAGTGCTTTTAAAACAG gtgatcgagtaaAATATGTTGGCGACTTCCCTTCTGCTGCCTCATCACCACAAGTTTTTCCTTCAAG GGGACCAAGTTATGGTTGCCGGGGCAAAGTTCTCcttgcttttgaaaataatGGGTCTTCAAAAATTGGAGTTAGATTTGAGAAATCAATTCCAGATGGAAATGATCTTGGAGGGCTCTGCGAAGATGACCGTGGGTTCTTTTGTTCTG CCAATCATTTGGTACTGGTAGATGGTTGTGGAGGGGATGACTCTGGAAAAGTTGCTATTAATGAAATCTTTGAG ATTGCCTCTAGTCTGAGTAAAAGTGGAGCCCTAGTGTTGTTGATTAAAGATATAGAGAAGGGTGTGGCTGGGAACTCAGaagttttaaaaagtaaatttgcaAGCTTGCCACAGAATGTTGTAGTAATTGGTTCACATATCCACCCGGACAATCGTAAAGAGAAG ACCCAACCTGGCAGCCTTCTGTTTACAAAATTTGGAGGCAATCAGACAGCACTACTTGATCTTGCTTTTCCG GATAACTTTACGAGGCTGCATGATAGGAGCAAAGAAACCCCCAAAGTAATGAAGCAACTcaacaggtttttcccaaacAAAGTTACAATACAGCTGCCTCAG GATGAGGCTTTACTTTCTGATTGGAAACAGCACCTAGAACGTGATGTAGAAACTATGAAAGCTCAGTCCAACGTTGTCAGCATTCGCTTG GTCCTCAACAAGTTTGGATTGGATTGCCCTGAACTTGAGACTCTTTCCATCAAAGATCAAACTCTGACAACTGAAA ATGTGGAGAAGATTATTGGCTGGGCAATAAGTTACCATTTTATGCATTCATCTGAAGCTTCTACCGAAGAATCAAAGCCTGTGATATCTGCAGAGAG CATTCAGTATGGGTTTAACATTCTACAGGGTATTCAAAATGAGAACAAGAGcgtaaaaaaatcattgaag GACGTAGTTACTGAAAAtgaatttgagaaaaaattgcTTGGTGATGTTATTCCACCAACTGATATTGGGGTCTCATTCAATGATATTGGAGCTTTAGAAAATGTTAAGGACACCTTAAAGGAATTGGTCATGCTTCCTCTTCAAAGGCCTGAATTATTTTGCAAAGGACAACTAACTAAG cCTTGCAAGGGAATATTGCTTTTTGGCCCCCCTGGCACGGGAAAAACAATGCTTGCAAAGGCGGTAGCAACCGAAGCTGGAGCAAATTTCATTAACATCTCCATGTCTAGCATTACTTCGAAG TGGTttggtgaaggagaaaaataTGTCAAAGCAGTTTTTTCTCTGGCCAGCAAAATTGCTCCAAGCgttatttttgttgatgag GTTGATAGTATGTTGGGGAGACGTGAAAATCCTGGTGAGCACGAGGCTATGCGTAAAATGAAGAATGAGTTTATGGTTAATTGGGATGGTCTACGTACAAAAGATAGAGAGCGTGTACTTGTTCTTGCTGCCACAAACAGGCCTTTTGATCTTGATGAGGCTGTTATTAGGAGGCTTCCTCGAAG attGATGGTTAATTTGCCAGATGCAGCAAACagagaaaaaattatgagagTCATTTTAGCAAAAGAAGAATTGGCGCCTGATGTTGATTTGGAAGCATTAGCAAATATGACTGATGGATACTCCGGAAGTGACCTAAAG AATCTGTGCGTCACTGCCGCGCACTGTCCAATAAGGGAGATCTTGGAGAAGGAAAAGAAG GAGAGAACCTCTGCATTGGCTGAGAACAAGCCTTTACCTAGATTGTGTAGCAGTGCCGACATTCGTCCCTTAaagattgaagattttaaatATGCACACGAGCAG GTGTGTGCAAGCGTGTCATCAGATTCAACAAATATGACCGAACTTCTCCAATGGAATGACCTCTATGGAGAAGGTGGATCGAGAAAAAAGACATCTTTGAGCTATTTCATGTAA
- the LOC11413908 gene encoding uncharacterized protein isoform X3, with amino-acid sequence MCDPIYTVGQCRQCNLWLKDPSVSNVLCKLSHIEHGGSSVALLEIIGNCGAVKVNGKMCGKKSRHILSGGDEVVFGVSGKQAYIFQQLNNNITTANIPSPVTILEAQGASITGTQLDARSGDLSSVAGASILASFSELNEDLSMISPSSNTSKNMQQKTDVSSLPAGNGDDKANTDMKHNIINDEPDRVFSAEETGLPSSTTVNEDPNVVAVEVNAGVDADVGKMTAASCKLRPLLHKLSGSCPEFDLSGNIAKILEERKELKELLKDVDTPTILTSPKQQALKDSLQMRILNAENIDVSFESFPYYLSDTTKNVLITSAYIHLKCNGSGKYVSELPSLSPRILLSGPAGSEIYQETLSKALAKHFGAWLLIVDSLSPPGRTPLKEVDSTKEIPIPRTERTSMFTKRSTPAATIHIQHKKPASSVDAQIIGGSTSSSQAVLKQEVSTASSKGSAFKTGDRVKYVGDFPSAASSPQVFPSRGPSYGCRGKVLLAFENNGSSKIGVRFEKSIPDGNDLGGLCEDDRGFFCSANHLVLVDGCGGDDSGKVAINEIFEIASSLSKSGALVLLIKDIEKGVAGNSEVLKSKFASLPQNVVVIGSHIHPDNRKEKTQPGSLLFTKFGGNQTALLDLAFPDNFTRLHDRSKETPKVMKQLNRFFPNKVTIQLPQDEALLSDWKQHLERDVETMKAQSNVVSIRLVLNKFGLDCPELETLSIKDQTLTTENVEKIIGWAISYHFMHSSEASTEESKPVISAESIQYGFNILQGIQNENKSVKKSLKDVVTENEFEKKLLGDVIPPTDIGVSFNDIGALENVKDTLKELVMLPLQRPELFCKGQLTKPCKGILLFGPPGTGKTMLAKAVATEAGANFINISMSSITSKWFGEGEKYVKAVFSLASKIAPSVIFVDEVDSMLGRRENPGEHEAMRKMKNEFMVNWDGLRTKDRERVLVLAATNRPFDLDEAVIRRLPRRLMVNLPDAANREKIMRVILAKEELAPDVDLEALANMTDGYSGSDLKNLCVTAAHCPIREILEKEKKERTSALAENKPLPRLCSSADIRPLKIEDFKYAHEQVCASVSSDSTNMTELLQWNDLYGEGGSRKKTSLSYFM; translated from the exons ATGTGTGATCCTATCTACACTGTTGGCCAATGTCGTCAATGTAATTTATGGCTGAAAGATCCCTCTGTTAGTAATGTTTTGTGCAAATTGAGCCATATAGAG CATGGAGGTTCATCTGTTGCATTGCTGGAAATCATAGGGAATTGTGGTGCTGTGAAAGTTAATGGAAAGATGTGTGGGAAGAAATCCCGTCATATTTTAAGTGGAGGTGATGAAGTTGTCTTTGGTGTTTCCGGCAAGCAGGCTTAT ATCTTTCAGCAGCTCAATAATAACATCACTACTGCCAATATACCTTCTCCTGTGACCATTTTAGAAGCCCAGGGTGCTTCAATAACTGGAACGCAACTTGATGCAAGATCTGGAGACCTGTCGTCTGTTGCTGGAGCTTCAATATTGGCCTCTTTTTCTGAACTTAATGAAGATTTATCCATGATTTCCCCTTCTTCTAACACTAGCAAGAACATGCAGCAGAAGACTGATGTTTCATCACTACCTGCCGGCAATGGAGATGATAAGGCAAACACTGACATGAAGCACAACATCATTAATGACGAACCAGATAGAGTTTTTTCTGCTGAGGAAACTGGTCTTCCGTCCTCTACCACCGTTAATGAAGATCCAAATGTTGTTGCTGTAGAAGTCAATGCTGGTGTGGATGCAGATGTTGGGAAGATGACTGCTGCTTCCTGCAAATTGAGACCATTATTGCACAAGCTTTCTGGATCATGTCCTGAATTTGATTTGAGTGGCAACATTGCCAAGATATTGGAAGAACGTAAGGAATTAAAGGAACTCCTTAAAGATGTTGATACCCCGACAATATTGACATCGCCCAAGCAACAAGCATTAAAGGATAGCTTACAGATGAGAATTCTCAATGCTGAGAATATTGATGTTTCCTTTGAAAGTTTCCCATATTATCTAAG TGATACAACAAAGAATGTTTTGATTACTTCTGCATACATTCATTTGAAGTGCAATGGCTCTGGAAAATATGTTTCAGAACTTCCGTCGCTGTCCCCACGGATATTGTTATCTGGTCCTGCAG GCTCTGAAATATATCAGGAGACTCTGTCAAAGGCACTTGCAAAACATTTTGGTGCGTGGCTACTAATTGTGGATTCTCTTTCACCTCCTGGT CGAACACCATTGAAGGAAGTTGATTCTACTAAAGAAATTCCAATTCCAAGGACTGAAAGAACATCTATGTTTACCAAGAGAAGTACTCCGGCTGCTACAATACATATACAGCATAAGAAACCAGCTTCTAGTGTTGATGCCCAAATTATAGGTGGATCCACATCTAGTTCACAGGCTGTACTGAAGCAAGAAGTTTCTACGGCATCATCAAAAGGCAGTGCTTTTAAAACAG gtgatcgagtaaAATATGTTGGCGACTTCCCTTCTGCTGCCTCATCACCACAAGTTTTTCCTTCAAG GGGACCAAGTTATGGTTGCCGGGGCAAAGTTCTCcttgcttttgaaaataatGGGTCTTCAAAAATTGGAGTTAGATTTGAGAAATCAATTCCAGATGGAAATGATCTTGGAGGGCTCTGCGAAGATGACCGTGGGTTCTTTTGTTCTG CCAATCATTTGGTACTGGTAGATGGTTGTGGAGGGGATGACTCTGGAAAAGTTGCTATTAATGAAATCTTTGAG ATTGCCTCTAGTCTGAGTAAAAGTGGAGCCCTAGTGTTGTTGATTAAAGATATAGAGAAGGGTGTGGCTGGGAACTCAGaagttttaaaaagtaaatttgcaAGCTTGCCACAGAATGTTGTAGTAATTGGTTCACATATCCACCCGGACAATCGTAAAGAGAAG ACCCAACCTGGCAGCCTTCTGTTTACAAAATTTGGAGGCAATCAGACAGCACTACTTGATCTTGCTTTTCCG GATAACTTTACGAGGCTGCATGATAGGAGCAAAGAAACCCCCAAAGTAATGAAGCAACTcaacaggtttttcccaaacAAAGTTACAATACAGCTGCCTCAG GATGAGGCTTTACTTTCTGATTGGAAACAGCACCTAGAACGTGATGTAGAAACTATGAAAGCTCAGTCCAACGTTGTCAGCATTCGCTTG GTCCTCAACAAGTTTGGATTGGATTGCCCTGAACTTGAGACTCTTTCCATCAAAGATCAAACTCTGACAACTGAAA ATGTGGAGAAGATTATTGGCTGGGCAATAAGTTACCATTTTATGCATTCATCTGAAGCTTCTACCGAAGAATCAAAGCCTGTGATATCTGCAGAGAG CATTCAGTATGGGTTTAACATTCTACAGGGTATTCAAAATGAGAACAAGAGcgtaaaaaaatcattgaag GACGTAGTTACTGAAAAtgaatttgagaaaaaattgcTTGGTGATGTTATTCCACCAACTGATATTGGGGTCTCATTCAATGATATTGGAGCTTTAGAAAATGTTAAGGACACCTTAAAGGAATTGGTCATGCTTCCTCTTCAAAGGCCTGAATTATTTTGCAAAGGACAACTAACTAAG cCTTGCAAGGGAATATTGCTTTTTGGCCCCCCTGGCACGGGAAAAACAATGCTTGCAAAGGCGGTAGCAACCGAAGCTGGAGCAAATTTCATTAACATCTCCATGTCTAGCATTACTTCGAAG TGGTttggtgaaggagaaaaataTGTCAAAGCAGTTTTTTCTCTGGCCAGCAAAATTGCTCCAAGCgttatttttgttgatgag GTTGATAGTATGTTGGGGAGACGTGAAAATCCTGGTGAGCACGAGGCTATGCGTAAAATGAAGAATGAGTTTATGGTTAATTGGGATGGTCTACGTACAAAAGATAGAGAGCGTGTACTTGTTCTTGCTGCCACAAACAGGCCTTTTGATCTTGATGAGGCTGTTATTAGGAGGCTTCCTCGAAG attGATGGTTAATTTGCCAGATGCAGCAAACagagaaaaaattatgagagTCATTTTAGCAAAAGAAGAATTGGCGCCTGATGTTGATTTGGAAGCATTAGCAAATATGACTGATGGATACTCCGGAAGTGACCTAAAG AATCTGTGCGTCACTGCCGCGCACTGTCCAATAAGGGAGATCTTGGAGAAGGAAAAGAAG GAGAGAACCTCTGCATTGGCTGAGAACAAGCCTTTACCTAGATTGTGTAGCAGTGCCGACATTCGTCCCTTAaagattgaagattttaaatATGCACACGAGCAG GTGTGTGCAAGCGTGTCATCAGATTCAACAAATATGACCGAACTTCTCCAATGGAATGACCTCTATGGAGAAGGTGGATCGAGAAAAAAGACATCTTTGAGCTATTTCATGTAA
- the LOC11413908 gene encoding uncharacterized protein isoform X2 yields the protein MVETRSSSSSSKRPLSSPSSSPSNTKKRSKVSKNVSSKVNPSPLVNESGERERRPSDLSEMAVDGNNDKSSSLPNEDEALVSPPQCIGQIAEKSKVLPPLSRSKKRCTKSNSKSAWGKLISQFSENPHLPMCDPIYTVGQCRQCNLWLKDPSVSNVLCKLSHIEHGGSSVALLEIIGNCGAVKVNGKMCGKKSRHILSGGDEVVFGVSGKQAYIFQQLNNNITTANIPSPVTILEAQGASITGTQLDARSGDLSSVAGASILASFSELNEDLSMISPSSNTSKNMQQKTDVSSLPAGNGDDKANTDMKHNIINDEPDRVFSAEETGLPSSTTVNEDPNVVAVEVNAGVDADVGKMTAASCKLRPLLHKLSGSCPEFDLSGNIAKILEERKELKELLKDVDTPTILTSPKQQALKDSLQMRILNAENIDVSFESFPYYLSDTTKNVLITSAYIHLKCNGSGKYVSELPSLSPRILLSGPAGSEIYQETLSKALAKHFGAWLLIVDSLSPPGRTPLKEVDSTKEIPIPRTERTSMFTKRSTPAATIHIQHKKPASSVDAQIIGGSTSSSQAVLKQEVSTASSKGSAFKTGDRVKYVGDFPSAASSPQVFPSRGPSYGCRGKVLLAFENNGSSKIGVRFEKSIPDGNDLGGLCEDDRGFFCSANHLVLVDGCGGDDSGKVAINEIFEIASSLSKSGALVLLIKDIEKGVAGNSEVLKSKFASLPQNVVVIGSHIHPDNRKEKTQPGSLLFTKFGGNQTALLDLAFPDNFTRLHDRSKETPKVMKQLNRFFPNKVTIQLPQDEALLSDWKQHLERDVETMKAQSNVVSIRLVLNKFGLDCPELETLSIKDQTLTTENVEKIIGWAISYHFMHSSEASTEESKPVISAESIQYGFNILQGIQNENKSVKKSLKDVVTENEFEKKLLGDVIPPTDIGVSFNDIGALENVKDTLKELVMLPLQRPELFCKGQLTKPCKGILLFGPPGTGKTMLAKAVATEAGANFINISMSSITSKWFGEGEKYVKAVFSLASKIAPSVIFVDEVDSMLGRRENPGEHEAMRKMKNEFMVNWDGLRTKDRERVLVLAATNRPFDLDEAVIRRLPRRLMVNLPDAANREKIMRVILAKEELAPDVDLEALANMTDGYSGSDLKNLCVTAAHCPIREILEKEKKERTSALAENKPLPRLCSSADIRPLKIEDFKYAHEQVCASVSSDSTNMTELLQWNDLYGEGGSRKKTSLSYFM from the exons ATGGTTGAAACTAGAAGCAGTTCCTCTTCTTCCAAACGtcctctctcttctccttcatcATCTCCTTCCAACACAAAAAAACGATCCAAG GTCTCAAAGAATGTTTCATCTAAGGTTAATCCCTCACCGTTGGTCAACGAATCTGGTGAACGAGAGAGAAGACCATCTGATCTGTCAGAAATGGCTGTTGATGGTAACAATGACAAGTCTTCTTCTCTTCCAAACGAAGATGAAGCTTTGGTGTCTCCTCCTCAGTGTATAG GTCAAATTGCTGAGAAATCAAAGGTATTACCGCCGTTATCTCGGTCGAAGAAACGCTGCACAAAATCTAATTCTAAGTCAGCTTGGGGGAAGCTCATTTCTCAATTTTCTGAG AACCCTCACCTGCCCATGTGTGATCCTATCTACACTGTTGGCCAATGTCGTCAATGTAATTTATGGCTGAAAGATCCCTCTGTTAGTAATGTTTTGTGCAAATTGAGCCATATAGAG CATGGAGGTTCATCTGTTGCATTGCTGGAAATCATAGGGAATTGTGGTGCTGTGAAAGTTAATGGAAAGATGTGTGGGAAGAAATCCCGTCATATTTTAAGTGGAGGTGATGAAGTTGTCTTTGGTGTTTCCGGCAAGCAGGCTTAT ATCTTTCAGCAGCTCAATAATAACATCACTACTGCCAATATACCTTCTCCTGTGACCATTTTAGAAGCCCAGGGTGCTTCAATAACTGGAACGCAACTTGATGCAAGATCTGGAGACCTGTCGTCTGTTGCTGGAGCTTCAATATTGGCCTCTTTTTCTGAACTTAATGAAGATTTATCCATGATTTCCCCTTCTTCTAACACTAGCAAGAACATGCAGCAGAAGACTGATGTTTCATCACTACCTGCCGGCAATGGAGATGATAAGGCAAACACTGACATGAAGCACAACATCATTAATGACGAACCAGATAGAGTTTTTTCTGCTGAGGAAACTGGTCTTCCGTCCTCTACCACCGTTAATGAAGATCCAAATGTTGTTGCTGTAGAAGTCAATGCTGGTGTGGATGCAGATGTTGGGAAGATGACTGCTGCTTCCTGCAAATTGAGACCATTATTGCACAAGCTTTCTGGATCATGTCCTGAATTTGATTTGAGTGGCAACATTGCCAAGATATTGGAAGAACGTAAGGAATTAAAGGAACTCCTTAAAGATGTTGATACCCCGACAATATTGACATCGCCCAAGCAACAAGCATTAAAGGATAGCTTACAGATGAGAATTCTCAATGCTGAGAATATTGATGTTTCCTTTGAAAGTTTCCCATATTATCTAAG TGATACAACAAAGAATGTTTTGATTACTTCTGCATACATTCATTTGAAGTGCAATGGCTCTGGAAAATATGTTTCAGAACTTCCGTCGCTGTCCCCACGGATATTGTTATCTGGTCCTGCAG GCTCTGAAATATATCAGGAGACTCTGTCAAAGGCACTTGCAAAACATTTTGGTGCGTGGCTACTAATTGTGGATTCTCTTTCACCTCCTGGT CGAACACCATTGAAGGAAGTTGATTCTACTAAAGAAATTCCAATTCCAAGGACTGAAAGAACATCTATGTTTACCAAGAGAAGTACTCCGGCTGCTACAATACATATACAGCATAAGAAACCAGCTTCTAGTGTTGATGCCCAAATTATAGGTGGATCCACATCTAGTTCACAGGCTGTACTGAAGCAAGAAGTTTCTACGGCATCATCAAAAGGCAGTGCTTTTAAAACAG gtgatcgagtaaAATATGTTGGCGACTTCCCTTCTGCTGCCTCATCACCACAAGTTTTTCCTTCAAG GGGACCAAGTTATGGTTGCCGGGGCAAAGTTCTCcttgcttttgaaaataatGGGTCTTCAAAAATTGGAGTTAGATTTGAGAAATCAATTCCAGATGGAAATGATCTTGGAGGGCTCTGCGAAGATGACCGTGGGTTCTTTTGTTCTG CCAATCATTTGGTACTGGTAGATGGTTGTGGAGGGGATGACTCTGGAAAAGTTGCTATTAATGAAATCTTTGAG ATTGCCTCTAGTCTGAGTAAAAGTGGAGCCCTAGTGTTGTTGATTAAAGATATAGAGAAGGGTGTGGCTGGGAACTCAGaagttttaaaaagtaaatttgcaAGCTTGCCACAGAATGTTGTAGTAATTGGTTCACATATCCACCCGGACAATCGTAAAGAGAAG ACCCAACCTGGCAGCCTTCTGTTTACAAAATTTGGAGGCAATCAGACAGCACTACTTGATCTTGCTTTTCCG GATAACTTTACGAGGCTGCATGATAGGAGCAAAGAAACCCCCAAAGTAATGAAGCAACTcaacaggtttttcccaaacAAAGTTACAATACAGCTGCCTCAG GATGAGGCTTTACTTTCTGATTGGAAACAGCACCTAGAACGTGATGTAGAAACTATGAAAGCTCAGTCCAACGTTGTCAGCATTCGCTTG GTCCTCAACAAGTTTGGATTGGATTGCCCTGAACTTGAGACTCTTTCCATCAAAGATCAAACTCTGACAACTGAAA ATGTGGAGAAGATTATTGGCTGGGCAATAAGTTACCATTTTATGCATTCATCTGAAGCTTCTACCGAAGAATCAAAGCCTGTGATATCTGCAGAGAG CATTCAGTATGGGTTTAACATTCTACAGGGTATTCAAAATGAGAACAAGAGcgtaaaaaaatcattgaag GACGTAGTTACTGAAAAtgaatttgagaaaaaattgcTTGGTGATGTTATTCCACCAACTGATATTGGGGTCTCATTCAATGATATTGGAGCTTTAGAAAATGTTAAGGACACCTTAAAGGAATTGGTCATGCTTCCTCTTCAAAGGCCTGAATTATTTTGCAAAGGACAACTAACTAAG cCTTGCAAGGGAATATTGCTTTTTGGCCCCCCTGGCACGGGAAAAACAATGCTTGCAAAGGCGGTAGCAACCGAAGCTGGAGCAAATTTCATTAACATCTCCATGTCTAGCATTACTTCGAAG TGGTttggtgaaggagaaaaataTGTCAAAGCAGTTTTTTCTCTGGCCAGCAAAATTGCTCCAAGCgttatttttgttgatgag GTTGATAGTATGTTGGGGAGACGTGAAAATCCTGGTGAGCACGAGGCTATGCGTAAAATGAAGAATGAGTTTATGGTTAATTGGGATGGTCTACGTACAAAAGATAGAGAGCGTGTACTTGTTCTTGCTGCCACAAACAGGCCTTTTGATCTTGATGAGGCTGTTATTAGGAGGCTTCCTCGAAG attGATGGTTAATTTGCCAGATGCAGCAAACagagaaaaaattatgagagTCATTTTAGCAAAAGAAGAATTGGCGCCTGATGTTGATTTGGAAGCATTAGCAAATATGACTGATGGATACTCCGGAAGTGACCTAAAG AATCTGTGCGTCACTGCCGCGCACTGTCCAATAAGGGAGATCTTGGAGAAGGAAAAGAAG GAGAGAACCTCTGCATTGGCTGAGAACAAGCCTTTACCTAGATTGTGTAGCAGTGCCGACATTCGTCCCTTAaagattgaagattttaaatATGCACACGAGCAG GTGTGTGCAAGCGTGTCATCAGATTCAACAAATATGACCGAACTTCTCCAATGGAATGACCTCTATGGAGAAGGTGGATCGAGAAAAAAGACATCTTTGAGCTATTTCATGTAA